CGGCAGAGCCCCGCGCACCCTGGCCATGTTTGCCCGGGACAACCGACACCTATTCCTTGGGAATCGTGAAGATGCACCATGAGCAACCCAACAATCCCCTGCACGGCATCAAGCTGGAGGCCATCGTAGTGGAGCTGCAGCAGCACTATGGCTGGGACGGGCTCGCCGAGCGGGTGCCGGTCAACTGCTTCATCAATGACCCGTCGGTGAAATCCAGCTTGAAATTTCTGCGTAAAACTCCCTGGGCTCGGGACAAGGTCGAGGCCCTGTACGTTGCGACCTTCCATCGCAGCAACCCGTGGAAAACATGAATTTGGCGAAGGTGGTCTCCGTGCGCAATCGAATCCAGAACATTCTGCTGCTGTGCTTTCTCACTCTGCTCACGGCCTGCACCGGTATCCCAGAGGGCGTGGAGCCCATCGATGACTTTGAATTGCAGCGCTACCTCGGTCGCTGGTATGAAATCGCGCGTCTGGACCACTCGTTTGAGCGCGGGCTGAGCCGGGTGACCGCGGAATACAGTGTGCGTGACGATGGCGGGGTTCGGGTTGTGAACCGGGGCTATGACGAGAAGAAAGGCACCTGGCAAGACGCCGAGGGCAAAGCCTATCTCGTCGGCGCGCCGAACGTGGGCCACCTCAAGGTCTCCTTCTTTGGGCCCTTCTACGGCTCCTACATCATTTTCGAGCTGGACGACGATTACCGCTATTCCATGATCTCCGGCCCCGACCGCTCCTACCTTTGGTTACTCTCGCGTACACCCACCGTTCCGGACGCTGTCAAACAGCGCTTTGTGTCCCGGGCCGCGGCACTCGGGTTCGACACGGGCGAGCTGATTTTCGTGGATCAGATTGAAAGTCGGTAGAGAGCCAGTAAACGGAAGCCAGCGAAATACTCACAGCAAGTGGTGCAAAAAAATGACCACATGGGTTATTCGCCATGTATCTATCCAGGCGCACCAATCGGTATTCGAGTTGGTGCGGCAAGTCCTGCATTGATTACTCGGTCTTTCCACAACTCCAATAGTGGGCGGAACCTGCACAACCTGACATTCCGCTACTTCCGGGCAAAAAACTTTAACAAAATATCCCGCCGATATGATTTGCCTTGTGTCTCCCTGCGCGATTCGGTAGAACCGACGCGTAAACCTGAGAAACTTGGCGTTATGTTGCGATTCCAAAGCGCTGTGGGCGACCCGCTCTGCAAGCGCGCCAGCGATTTCCACCTCAGTGAGTGGTTCGATAATTAGTTGACCGTTACCAGCTCTGGTAGCGGGCGGCTCCTTCCTGCCTGATTTTTCCAGCTCCCTCTCTCGGCCAGTTCGTTTTGGTGGCGCGCGCGCGTGTGCGTCGCGCCAGCGGTCGAGGAGAGACCAGCAATTTACACACAAAAAAACTCTACAAAAACAACGACACATCCGAGGGTACCGAGATGAAACCGTCCAACAAACAGCTGCTCGCCCTGGCTATTGCCATGGCCAACTGCGCCCCTGCTGCCGTAATGGCGCAGAGCGATACAGAAAAGACTGCAATGCTGGAAGAGGTGGTGGTGACCGCCAGTCGCCGCGCCGAAAGTATTCAGGATATTCCCTACAACATCACC
This genomic interval from Microbulbifer sp. Q7 contains the following:
- a CDS encoding VF530 family DNA-binding protein; the encoded protein is MHHEQPNNPLHGIKLEAIVVELQQHYGWDGLAERVPVNCFINDPSVKSSLKFLRKTPWARDKVEALYVATFHRSNPWKT
- a CDS encoding lipocalin family protein, which produces MNLAKVVSVRNRIQNILLLCFLTLLTACTGIPEGVEPIDDFELQRYLGRWYEIARLDHSFERGLSRVTAEYSVRDDGGVRVVNRGYDEKKGTWQDAEGKAYLVGAPNVGHLKVSFFGPFYGSYIIFELDDDYRYSMISGPDRSYLWLLSRTPTVPDAVKQRFVSRAAALGFDTGELIFVDQIESR